The window TTTTGCAGGTAAAGCCGAGAGCAATATTGTGCAGATAATGGCCGAGTGATGCTGGTCGTACTGGCGTAGCAATGTGCAATCCAAACCAGACGACAAAGGCCAAAATCATGGATACTGCGGGTAATGCAAAGGGATAGCGCCAATTTAATGCGCCGAGCACTCCTCCCAAAGCTGGGAAAACGGCGACAGCAGCAATTTGGATTCCAACGTATGTGCCGAGGGCTTTGGACAGTCTCGGGCCATGATAGAGATCGCCGAGAACCGTTCCGGCAATAACGACCAAAGGAGCTACTCCAAGCCCCTGCAGGAATCGAAAGAGTAAGAGTGTGTCGAAATCGGGGGCGAGGGAACACAAGCTGCCGAAAAAACCAAAAATAAACAGACTTGGACTTAATACTTCTCGTCGTCCAAAATGGTCCGCAAGATATCCGGCTACAGGCGAAAGGAATATGCCTGGCAATGTAAAATAGGTGGTGATGAGGCCTATCCGATCGGAGCTGACATGGAGTTCCTGCATGATGACCGGGAAGACAGGAATAATGCTGGCCACTCCAATGACGATCATGAGCGTAACACAACAAATAATAATGAAATGGGGATCTTTGGTGAGTGAGCGCATAGAATTTTTACTGTAATACACGGTGGTTCCGGTTTGCCCGGATGGAAAGAAGGAGGGGCAAAGAGTCGATATTCCAGAAATTAGGACTCGTTGCTTGGGATTCCTGATTCGGTTTTGGCTGCTTCGAGATCTTCATGGCATTTGGTAATTACTCGATCGGCAAAGGCTATAGCGATTTTTTTCGCGTCTTCGACATTGGCGAATTTATCCTTGAGGACGCGGCGACCGACTTGCACCTTCCAGCCGGGCTGTCCTAATCGTTCATAAGTGACAGTGACAAAAAAAGCTCCGCCAATTTGAAGAAAATGAGTAGAATCGTCGTGCTGTGTCCACTTTGTACTCATGCCGACCTCGTTTGCTTGGTGGTATGAAAAACAGAGAAAAGTTTAGCAAAGTTTGTTGTGGAGGCATAGGCTTTTGAAGACGAATTTGTTTTCGTAACGACAAAAACGCATACGATATTTTCAAAAATCCAAAAAAAACGGGACAAGCACTTGGCTTGCCCCGTTTTTTGTAATCGTATGTGACGTTTAGTTGACGGCAGTACCGTCTTCTTCGCCGGTACGAATGCGGCGGGTTTTTTCAACGTTGAGAACAAAGATCATGCCGTCGCCTTCGCTGCCGGTACGGGCGCCAGCCGTGATGGCGTCCAGACCTTCTTGAACTTTTTCATCGGGCAGGCCGACTTCCAAGCGAATTTTCTTAAGCAGGTTCACTTCCATGACAACGCCACGGTAGGTTTCGGTGAAGCCTTTCTGTCGGCCAGCACCAAGGCAGTTCGTGACGGACATGCCATAGATTTTTTTCGAGAACAGGGACTTCTTGACCGCGTTGAGCTGTTCGGGTCGAATGTATGCTATAATGAGTTTCATGGCGTGTTCTCCTTTTACTCGGTGGTGAAGATCTGGAAGCCGTTGTATGCTTCCATGCCGTGTTCACCGATGTCCAGTCCACGAATTTCTTCTTCCTCGGAGACACGCACGCCGACAGTGACCTTGAGGACGGTGAAG of the Desulfovibrio inopinatus DSM 10711 genome contains:
- a CDS encoding MFS transporter, coding for MYYSKNSMRSLTKDPHFIIICCVTLMIVIGVASIIPVFPVIMQELHVSSDRIGLITTYFTLPGIFLSPVAGYLADHFGRREVLSPSLFIFGFFGSLCSLAPDFDTLLLFRFLQGLGVAPLVVIAGTVLGDLYHGPRLSKALGTYVGIQIAAVAVFPALGGVLGALNWRYPFALPAVSMILAFVVWFGLHIATPVRPASLGHYLHNIALGFTCKTSLVVYIAAFMCFMFIFGSMLTILPILIGNVYHKGPAQIGMLFSYAAIYTVILSFTMDKLERFASAPRLIVLGFCLYVACCLSVPYTTTFSGFFFCMTLYGIGNGLVLPAILTTIMKLAGPEKRAAFNAAYGTIMRLGQAIGPYLAGGLLFFTDYNTVFYISAAAAGLTLVGTAAVLWKISDSQHGENVQDKAVQP
- a CDS encoding P-II family nitrogen regulator, whose translation is MKLIIAYIRPEQLNAVKKSLFSKKIYGMSVTNCLGAGRQKGFTETYRGVVMEVNLLKKIRLEVGLPDEKVQEGLDAITAGARTGSEGDGMIFVLNVEKTRRIRTGEEDGTAVN